A window of Eikenella corrodens contains these coding sequences:
- a CDS encoding DUF262 domain-containing protein yields MAKTLEAHDKLIREIFEGSYQFEIPDYQRPYAWTTQQVTELFDDLYSAMQDARVSGGGSQYFLGSIVLIKNDRDPKSSVVDGQQRLTTLTMLFAVLRTVMPDAADDITDFLYKKGKFSLGEKNEYRLTAREEDADFFRTHIQEPGGIAQLVASTDKLKDSRLRYRENATLLLEKAKALSPDDRNALWKFIANDSSLVVISTPDLEAAYRIFSVLNNRGLDLAPIDILKAEVLGSIRRMGGEDKAYTYSKKWSEIESQLGRDAFGDLFGHIRSIYAKQKQRATLVKEFKEHVTEYKTPIDLVDKVIKPYAEVWNFVRDADFEATEYAEKINEHLSWLNRVDFKDWVPPALVYFKRFRQQPKLLAEFFKALERLTYFLLVTKVGINERIEIYAALTKEIEPEAFKGDLAALTTLTLTDAQKRKFVAALDGNVYDDLPKARMALVLRLESLVRAPGVQLQDAVSLEHVLPQTPPDGSDWIKWFPDEDERDGWTHRLANLVPLDRNKNSSASNYDFAKKKDAYFKGKGKASPFVLTQEVRAENEWTPTLLAERQKRLVGVLAEHWDLAVSTGTAAS; encoded by the coding sequence ATGGCCAAGACACTTGAAGCCCACGACAAACTGATCAGGGAGATCTTTGAAGGCAGCTACCAGTTCGAGATTCCGGACTACCAGCGCCCCTACGCCTGGACAACCCAGCAGGTCACAGAGCTGTTCGATGATCTGTATTCGGCGATGCAGGACGCGCGGGTCTCGGGGGGCGGCAGCCAATATTTCCTTGGCAGCATCGTTCTGATTAAAAACGACCGGGACCCGAAGTCATCGGTGGTCGATGGCCAGCAACGCCTGACTACGCTCACAATGCTGTTCGCCGTGTTGCGCACCGTGATGCCGGACGCGGCAGACGACATCACCGACTTCCTCTACAAAAAGGGCAAATTCAGTCTTGGCGAGAAAAATGAGTATCGCCTGACCGCCCGCGAGGAAGACGCCGACTTCTTCCGCACCCATATTCAGGAGCCGGGTGGCATCGCCCAGCTGGTTGCCAGTACCGATAAGCTGAAAGACAGCCGTCTGCGTTACCGCGAAAACGCCACGCTGCTGCTTGAAAAGGCCAAGGCGCTGTCGCCAGATGACCGTAACGCCCTTTGGAAATTCATCGCCAACGACAGCTCGCTGGTCGTTATCTCCACCCCCGACCTCGAAGCCGCCTACCGCATCTTCTCCGTGCTCAACAACCGTGGGCTCGACCTTGCGCCTATCGACATCCTCAAGGCCGAAGTGCTTGGCTCGATTCGCCGCATGGGCGGCGAAGACAAGGCGTACACCTACTCGAAAAAGTGGAGCGAGATCGAAAGCCAGCTGGGCCGCGACGCCTTCGGTGACCTGTTTGGCCACATCCGCAGCATCTACGCCAAGCAGAAGCAACGGGCCACACTGGTCAAGGAGTTCAAGGAGCACGTCACCGAGTACAAGACCCCCATCGACCTCGTTGACAAGGTCATCAAACCCTATGCCGAAGTGTGGAACTTCGTGCGCGATGCCGACTTCGAGGCCACCGAGTACGCTGAGAAGATCAACGAACACCTGTCTTGGCTCAACCGCGTGGACTTCAAGGACTGGGTACCCCCGGCACTGGTCTATTTCAAGCGCTTCCGGCAGCAGCCTAAATTGCTCGCAGAGTTTTTCAAGGCACTGGAACGCCTGACCTATTTTCTGCTGGTCACCAAAGTGGGCATCAACGAGCGCATCGAAATCTACGCCGCGCTCACCAAGGAAATTGAACCGGAGGCCTTCAAGGGGGATCTGGCTGCGCTCACCACGCTGACACTGACAGACGCACAAAAGCGCAAGTTCGTCGCGGCACTCGATGGAAACGTGTACGACGATCTGCCCAAGGCACGGATGGCGCTGGTCTTGCGCCTTGAGTCCTTGGTACGCGCCCCCGGCGTGCAGCTTCAAGATGCCGTGTCTCTGGAGCACGTTCTGCCGCAAACCCCGCCCGACGGTTCGGACTGGATCAAGTGGTTCCCGGATGAAGACGAGCGCGACGGCTGGACGCACCGTCTGGCCAATCTGGTTCCGCTGGATAGGAACAAGAACTCGTCCGCCAGCAACTACGACTTTGCCAAGAAGAAGGACGCCTACTTTAAGGGCAAAGGCAAGGCCTCTCCCTTCGTGTTGACGCAGGAAGTCAGAGCAGAAAACGAGTGGACGCCCACGCTTTTGGCCGAACGCCAGAAACGTCTTGTGGGTGTCCTCGCAGAACATTGGGATCTTGCCGTCTCCACAGGCACGGCGGCAAGTTGA
- a CDS encoding type I restriction-modification system subunit M, translating to MQKKRQQDQSQIKWISDFIWNIADDRLRDVYVRGKYRDVILPFTVLRRLDAVLEATKDAVLERKRFLDIHKVAEQDGALRMAAGQAFYNVSEFTLAKLKGSSQGQRLRDDFIAYLDGFSPNVQEILTKFNFRNQIQKLVDSHVLGYLIDDFLDPEVNLAPLPVKDTDGRIKLPALDNHGMGTVFEELIRRFNEDNNEEAGEHFTPRDVVQLMAKLLFLPVADRIESSTYSLYDGTCGTGGMLTVAEEVLHELAEQHGKEVSIHLFGQEISDETYAICKADLLLKGEGAEAENIVGGADKSTLSNDQFRSREFDFMISNPPYGKSWKTDLERMGGKKEFNDPRFIVSHAGNNEFKLITRSSDGQLMFQVNKLQKMKHNTPLGSRVALVHNGSALFTGDAGQGESNIRRWVLENDWCEAIIALPLNIFYNTGIATYIWVLANKKAEARRGKVQLIDASQWFQPLRRNLGKKNCELSAGDIQRILDLYLGEAQETAESKWFDTQDFGYWKITVERPLRLKSQLSDERIDPLRFASGDEVLRGEIYAQYGEALYTDFAKIKPAIEAWLKGEDENEDDDGEDSGDDNEVSVARKAVPAKRRKKLLDASTWQRDKRLIEVAQRAQRLLGSAVFDDHNEFRVRFDAALKSQGDKLGGPEKKAIYKAVSWRDETAPPVYARRSKLKAGEHFEPGFDGAYLETVGKDRFMVEYEPDSELRDTEQVPLKEPGGVDAFFVHEVLPHAPDAWIATDKTQIGYEISFARYFYKPAPLRTLAEIRADILALEQQSEGLLHKIVGGV from the coding sequence ATGCAGAAGAAGCGACAACAAGACCAAAGCCAGATCAAGTGGATATCCGACTTCATCTGGAACATCGCTGACGACCGTCTGCGCGACGTTTACGTGCGTGGCAAATACCGTGACGTCATCCTGCCCTTCACCGTGCTGCGGCGGCTCGATGCCGTGCTCGAAGCGACAAAAGACGCGGTGCTCGAGCGCAAGAGGTTCCTGGACATCCACAAAGTGGCCGAGCAGGACGGCGCGCTGCGCATGGCAGCAGGCCAAGCCTTCTACAACGTTTCGGAATTCACGCTGGCCAAGCTCAAGGGAAGCAGCCAGGGCCAGCGCTTGCGCGATGACTTCATTGCGTATTTGGACGGCTTTTCGCCCAACGTGCAGGAAATCCTCACCAAGTTCAACTTCCGCAACCAGATCCAGAAGCTGGTGGATTCCCACGTCCTTGGTTACTTGATCGACGACTTCCTCGACCCCGAGGTCAATCTCGCGCCGCTGCCAGTAAAGGATACCGACGGCCGCATCAAGCTGCCCGCGCTGGACAACCACGGCATGGGCACCGTGTTTGAAGAGCTGATCCGCCGCTTCAACGAAGACAACAACGAAGAGGCAGGCGAACACTTCACCCCGCGCGACGTGGTGCAGCTCATGGCCAAGTTGTTATTTCTGCCGGTGGCCGACCGGATCGAGTCCAGCACCTATTCGCTCTACGACGGCACCTGCGGCACCGGCGGCATGCTCACCGTGGCCGAGGAAGTGCTACATGAACTGGCTGAGCAGCACGGCAAGGAAGTGTCGATTCACCTGTTCGGGCAGGAGATCAGCGACGAAACCTACGCTATTTGTAAGGCCGACCTGCTCTTGAAGGGCGAAGGCGCGGAGGCCGAGAACATCGTCGGTGGCGCAGACAAATCCACCCTGTCCAACGACCAGTTCAGGAGCCGCGAATTCGACTTCATGATCTCCAACCCGCCCTACGGCAAGAGTTGGAAGACCGATCTGGAGCGCATGGGCGGCAAGAAGGAATTCAACGACCCGCGTTTCATTGTCAGCCACGCGGGCAACAACGAATTCAAGCTCATCACCCGCTCAAGCGACGGGCAGCTCATGTTCCAGGTGAACAAGCTGCAAAAGATGAAGCACAACACGCCGCTGGGCAGCCGCGTTGCGCTGGTGCACAACGGCTCCGCGCTGTTTACCGGCGACGCAGGCCAGGGCGAGAGCAACATCCGCCGCTGGGTGCTGGAGAACGACTGGTGTGAGGCCATCATCGCCCTGCCGCTCAACATCTTCTACAACACCGGCATCGCTACCTATATCTGGGTTCTGGCCAACAAGAAGGCCGAAGCGCGGCGTGGCAAGGTGCAGTTGATCGACGCATCGCAGTGGTTCCAGCCGCTGCGTCGCAACCTCGGCAAGAAGAACTGCGAACTCTCGGCTGGTGACATCCAGCGAATCCTCGACCTCTACCTCGGCGAGGCGCAGGAAACCGCCGAGTCGAAATGGTTCGACACCCAGGACTTCGGCTACTGGAAGATCACCGTCGAGCGCCCGCTGCGCCTGAAAAGCCAGCTCTCGGACGAGCGCATTGACCCCCTGCGTTTTGCCTCTGGCGATGAGGTGCTGCGTGGCGAAATCTACGCGCAATATGGAGAAGCACTTTACACCGACTTCGCCAAAATCAAGCCCGCCATTGAGGCATGGCTAAAAGGTGAGGACGAGAACGAAGACGACGACGGCGAAGACAGTGGCGATGACAACGAAGTCTCCGTCGCCCGCAAGGCCGTGCCCGCCAAGCGCCGCAAGAAGTTGCTCGATGCCTCGACATGGCAGCGCGACAAGCGGCTGATTGAGGTGGCGCAACGGGCGCAGCGGCTACTTGGCAGTGCCGTTTTCGACGACCACAACGAATTCCGCGTCCGCTTCGATGCTGCGCTCAAGTCGCAGGGCGACAAGCTTGGTGGGCCAGAGAAGAAAGCCATCTACAAAGCAGTGAGCTGGCGCGACGAAACCGCGCCGCCGGTTTACGCCCGCCGCAGCAAGCTCAAGGCAGGGGAACATTTCGAACCCGGCTTCGACGGCGCGTACCTGGAAACCGTGGGTAAAGATCGCTTCATGGTCGAGTACGAACCCGACAGCGAGCTGCGCGACACCGAGCAGGTGCCGTTGAAGGAGCCGGGGGGAGTCGACGCCTTCTTCGTCCACGAAGTGCTGCCGCACGCACCGGACGCCTGGATCGCCACGGACAAGACCCAGATCGGCTACGAGATTTCCTTCGCCCGCTATTTCTACAAGCCCGCGCCGCTGCGCACGCTGGCCGAAATCCGCGCCGATATTCTCGCACTGGAGCAGCAGAGCGAAGGGTTGCTGCACAAGATCGTGGGGGGCGTGTAA
- a CDS encoding helix-turn-helix transcriptional regulator translates to MTQPQRVESLSHAQRERLAYIDFRLYFFGEIGRPDLIERFGVAPAGATRDLALYREITPQNITFDGSNKIYRIGQAFSPLFDHASQRVLSTLVLGFGDGVSGATQPLLPCESPTALSNPRVGVLAPVCQAIHAKRPVTIRYHSMSSGESERVIVPFALVDTGLRWHIRAFDRKSSEFRDFVVTRIEAPTLLDEEPQAHERPDNDIQWTRIVERDFVPHPRLEHPETIKMDYGMTDGSIRMRVRAVVAGYMLLRWSVDCSPDHRLKEEQYRLWLSDPLVLYGVKNAKLAPGYQAPSSPKKQ, encoded by the coding sequence GTGACTCAACCCCAGCGCGTCGAGAGCTTGAGCCACGCCCAGCGCGAGCGGCTGGCCTACATCGACTTCCGGCTCTACTTCTTCGGTGAGATCGGTCGCCCGGATCTGATTGAGCGCTTCGGCGTGGCTCCGGCAGGCGCGACACGCGACTTGGCGCTGTACCGGGAAATCACGCCGCAGAACATCACCTTTGACGGTAGCAACAAGATCTACCGTATCGGGCAGGCGTTCTCCCCGCTGTTCGACCACGCATCGCAGCGCGTGCTGTCGACCCTGGTTCTGGGCTTCGGCGATGGTGTAAGCGGCGCAACGCAACCGCTGCTGCCGTGCGAGTCGCCCACCGCCCTGAGCAACCCCAGGGTGGGTGTGCTGGCTCCGGTCTGCCAAGCGATCCACGCCAAGCGGCCAGTTACTATCCGCTACCACTCGATGAGCAGCGGTGAGTCAGAGCGGGTCATCGTGCCCTTTGCGCTGGTGGACACCGGGCTGCGCTGGCACATCCGGGCATTTGATAGGAAGAGCAGCGAGTTCCGGGACTTCGTCGTCACCCGTATCGAAGCACCGACGCTGCTCGATGAGGAGCCGCAGGCCCATGAGCGTCCAGACAACGACATCCAGTGGACGCGCATCGTCGAGCGGGACTTTGTGCCGCACCCACGCCTTGAGCACCCCGAGACCATCAAGATGGACTACGGGATGACCGACGGCTCGATCCGGATGCGCGTTCGCGCCGTCGTCGCGGGCTACATGCTGCTGCGCTGGAGCGTGGACTGCTCGCCCGACCATCGTCTCAAGGAAGAACAGTACCGCCTGTGGCTCAGCGATCCGCTTGTGCTGTACGGCGTCAAGAACGCCAAGCTAGCTCCGGGCTACCAAGCCCCAAGCAGCCCAAAGAAACAATAG
- a CDS encoding SLATT domain-containing protein yields MTGTSPEDQAKISALCREAERLEEDALYSSKGHFNAEDTWVRRNYWLGVPATALGAIAGATLVKSQPEWASAFTLLASLLTGLMTFLKPNERAAMQRAAAGQFLALRNEARFFREIELLETDRLDELPERLKALSSARNELNQKSPSIPRRAFVAARKGIEEGEATHKVDKEK; encoded by the coding sequence ATGACCGGGACATCGCCAGAGGATCAAGCCAAGATTTCTGCGCTTTGCAGAGAGGCTGAGCGACTGGAAGAAGACGCCCTGTATTCGAGCAAGGGGCATTTCAACGCCGAAGATACATGGGTTCGGCGCAACTACTGGCTGGGTGTGCCTGCAACCGCTCTTGGTGCGATTGCAGGTGCCACTCTGGTTAAAAGCCAACCCGAGTGGGCCAGTGCCTTCACCTTGCTGGCGTCGCTGCTGACGGGGTTGATGACCTTTCTCAAGCCGAACGAGCGCGCTGCAATGCAGCGGGCAGCTGCCGGACAGTTCTTGGCTCTTCGAAATGAAGCCCGCTTTTTTCGTGAGATCGAACTGCTTGAGACAGATCGGCTGGACGAGCTTCCTGAGAGATTGAAGGCGCTTTCCTCTGCACGCAATGAGCTGAACCAGAAGAGCCCGAGTATTCCAAGGCGCGCATTTGTCGCAGCTCGCAAAGGGATCGAAGAAGGCGAAGCCACCCACAAAGTAGATAAGGAGAAATGA
- a CDS encoding type I restriction endonuclease subunit R: protein MAKTDTSERWFEARVVRGLTGVPQPEYSHELAPTDFAATHNGYVQGKPTDYNRDVALDVAQLLAFLQATSPEAVETLELAAEGIKRTQFLHRLQGEITKRGVVDVLRKGVSHGPVHVDLYKLLPTPGNAAAADAFGKNIFSVTRQVRYSNDSGNELDLVIFINGLPVLTFELKNSLTRQTLADAIVQYQTTRNPQELLFQLGRCVAHIAVDDAEAAFCTELKGKASWFLPFNQGWNSGAGNPPNPDGLKTDYLWKQVLTRESLANIIESYAQVVMEEEADASGKKKKKRKQIFPRFHQLRTVRALLRRAHTDGVGKRYLIQHSAGSGKSNTIAWLAHQLVELRRKDDPMTAQFDSIIVITDRRALDTQIARTIKGYDHVAAIFGHSDNAQELREYLRRGKKIIVTTVQKFPFILDELGDLSGKSFALLIDEAHSSQGGKTTARMHEALGGKVVEEAFEEDSTQDAVNAEIEKRIASRKLLANASYFAFTATPKNKTLELFGEKTLVGDKVQFRSPEELTYTTKQAIQEKFILDVVENYTTYDSFYQVAKTVADDPEFDKVKALKKIRHYVESHDKAIRRKAEIMVDHFIAQVAGKQKIGGKARAMIVCNGIARAIDYWREVSDYLTQIKSPYKAIVAYSGDFEIGGQKKTEADLNGFPSKDIPANLKQDPYRFLIVANKFVTGFDEPLLHTMYVDKPLAGVLAVQTLSRLNRAHPQKHDTFVLDFAENAEAVKAAFQDYYRATIQTGETDANKLHDLKAELDGQQVYSWQQVEDLVTLYLSGADRDKLDPILDACVVEYTGQLGEDDQVKFKGKAKAFVRSYGFLAAILSYGHPMWEKLSIFLNFLIPKLPAPKEEDLSKGVLETIDMDSYRVEAKAALKMAMDDADATVEPVPPDGGGGMGEADIDRLSAIIKTFNDLFGNIEWKDEDKIRKVIAEEIPARVAQDKAYQNAQANSDKQNAKLEHDKALNRVVLELLSDHTELFKQFSDNPNFKRWLTDTVFDATYQQGAIPPKAPPQTGASA, encoded by the coding sequence ATGGCGAAGACTGACACCAGCGAGCGCTGGTTCGAGGCGCGCGTGGTACGCGGCTTGACCGGCGTGCCGCAGCCGGAGTACAGCCATGAACTGGCTCCCACGGACTTCGCCGCCACCCACAACGGCTACGTTCAAGGCAAGCCCACCGACTACAACCGCGACGTGGCGCTGGATGTGGCGCAGTTGCTGGCCTTCTTGCAGGCTACAAGCCCCGAGGCGGTAGAAACGCTGGAACTGGCGGCAGAGGGCATCAAGCGCACCCAGTTCCTGCACCGGCTGCAGGGCGAGATCACCAAACGCGGCGTGGTGGACGTGCTGCGCAAGGGCGTGAGCCACGGCCCGGTACACGTCGATCTCTACAAGCTGCTGCCCACGCCGGGCAATGCCGCCGCAGCGGATGCCTTCGGCAAGAACATCTTCAGCGTCACCCGGCAGGTGCGCTACAGCAACGATTCCGGCAACGAACTGGATTTGGTGATCTTCATCAACGGTCTGCCGGTACTGACGTTCGAGTTGAAGAATTCGTTGACCAGGCAAACCCTGGCCGACGCCATCGTCCAGTACCAAACCACGCGCAACCCACAGGAGCTGTTGTTCCAGTTGGGGCGTTGTGTGGCGCACATCGCAGTCGATGACGCGGAGGCCGCGTTTTGCACTGAGCTGAAGGGCAAGGCCTCGTGGTTTTTGCCGTTCAACCAGGGCTGGAACAGCGGCGCAGGCAACCCGCCCAATCCGGATGGTCTGAAGACCGATTACCTGTGGAAGCAGGTGCTGACCCGCGAGTCGCTGGCCAACATCATCGAGAGCTACGCGCAGGTGGTGATGGAGGAAGAAGCAGATGCCAGCGGCAAAAAGAAGAAAAAGCGCAAGCAGATCTTTCCGCGCTTCCATCAGCTGCGTACGGTGCGCGCCCTGCTGCGCCGTGCCCATACCGATGGGGTGGGCAAGCGCTACTTGATCCAGCATTCGGCAGGCAGCGGCAAGAGCAACACGATTGCCTGGCTGGCGCACCAATTGGTGGAGCTGCGCCGCAAGGACGACCCGATGACGGCGCAGTTCGACTCCATCATCGTCATCACCGACCGGCGCGCGTTGGACACACAGATCGCCCGCACCATCAAGGGGTACGACCACGTGGCGGCGATCTTCGGCCACTCCGACAACGCGCAGGAGCTGCGTGAGTACCTGCGCCGTGGCAAGAAGATCATCGTCACGACGGTGCAGAAATTCCCGTTCATCCTTGATGAGCTGGGCGACCTCTCTGGCAAGAGCTTCGCGCTGTTGATCGACGAAGCGCATTCCAGCCAAGGCGGCAAGACCACGGCACGGATGCACGAAGCCCTCGGCGGCAAGGTTGTCGAAGAGGCGTTCGAAGAGGACAGCACGCAGGATGCGGTCAATGCCGAAATCGAGAAGCGCATCGCCTCGCGCAAGCTTCTAGCCAACGCCAGCTACTTTGCGTTCACTGCCACGCCCAAGAATAAGACGCTGGAGTTGTTCGGCGAGAAGACCCTTGTCGGCGATAAGGTGCAGTTCCGCTCGCCCGAAGAACTGACCTACACCACCAAGCAGGCCATCCAGGAGAAGTTCATCCTCGATGTAGTGGAGAACTACACCACCTACGACAGCTTCTACCAAGTGGCCAAGACGGTGGCGGACGACCCGGAGTTCGACAAGGTGAAGGCGCTGAAGAAGATTCGCCACTACGTCGAATCGCACGACAAGGCCATCCGCCGCAAGGCCGAGATCATGGTCGATCACTTCATAGCGCAGGTGGCGGGTAAACAGAAGATAGGTGGCAAGGCGCGGGCGATGATCGTGTGTAACGGCATCGCGCGGGCCATTGACTACTGGCGCGAGGTGTCGGACTACCTCACCCAGATCAAGAGCCCGTACAAGGCGATCGTGGCGTACTCGGGCGACTTCGAGATTGGCGGGCAGAAGAAGACCGAGGCTGATCTCAACGGGTTTCCGAGCAAGGACATTCCGGCCAATCTCAAGCAAGACCCGTATCGATTCCTGATCGTTGCCAACAAGTTCGTCACCGGCTTTGACGAACCCTTGCTGCACACGATGTACGTGGACAAGCCGCTGGCGGGCGTGCTGGCGGTGCAGACCCTGTCACGCCTGAACCGGGCGCATCCACAGAAGCACGACACCTTCGTACTCGACTTCGCCGAAAACGCCGAGGCAGTGAAGGCGGCGTTCCAGGATTACTACCGCGCCACCATACAGACCGGCGAAACCGACGCCAACAAGCTGCACGACCTGAAGGCTGAACTCGACGGGCAGCAGGTGTATAGCTGGCAGCAGGTGGAAGACTTGGTGACACTTTACTTGAGCGGCGCAGACCGGGACAAACTCGATCCGATCCTCGATGCGTGCGTGGTCGAGTACACCGGCCAGCTCGGCGAGGACGATCAGGTCAAGTTCAAGGGGAAGGCGAAGGCCTTTGTGCGCAGCTATGGTTTCCTCGCCGCGATCCTGAGTTACGGTCACCCGATGTGGGAGAAGCTGTCGATCTTCCTGAACTTCCTTATCCCCAAGCTGCCCGCGCCCAAGGAGGAAGACCTCTCCAAGGGGGTGCTGGAGACCATCGATATGGACAGCTACCGGGTTGAGGCCAAAGCGGCATTGAAGATGGCGATGGACGATGCCGACGCAACCGTCGAGCCAGTGCCGCCGGATGGCGGTGGCGGCATGGGCGAAGCCGATATAGACAGGCTCTCCGCGATCATCAAGACCTTCAACGACCTCTTCGGCAACATCGAGTGGAAGGACGAGGACAAGATCCGCAAGGTCATCGCCGAGGAAATCCCGGCGCGGGTGGCGCAGGACAAGGCCTACCAGAACGCGCAGGCGAACTCCGACAAGCAGAACGCCAAATTGGAGCACGACAAGGCGCTCAACCGCGTGGTGTTGGAGCTGCTGTCCGACCACACCGAACTGTTCAAGCAGTTCAGCGACAACCCCAACTTCAAGCGCTGGCTGACGGACACCGTTTTCGATGCGACCTATCAGCAGGGCGCGATTCCGCCGAAGGCTCCGCCACAGACTGGAGCGTCAGCATGA
- a CDS encoding SlyX family protein, whose translation MTQNDTEARLAELEIQVALQNDLLDSLNDTVARLQQASDLQQAQLRLLYGRLQEKDGGGANQLFNPAAEIPPHY comes from the coding sequence ATGACGCAGAACGATACCGAAGCGCGGCTGGCCGAACTGGAAATTCAGGTCGCCCTGCAAAACGACCTGCTCGACAGCCTGAACGACACCGTCGCCCGCTTGCAGCAAGCCTCAGACTTGCAACAAGCCCAGCTGCGCCTACTCTACGGCCGTTTGCAAGAGAAAGACGGCGGTGGGGCGAATCAGCTCTTTAATCCCGCCGCCGAAATTCCGCCGCATTATTAA
- a CDS encoding restriction endonuclease subunit S, which translates to MRWLPAMPEHWNEQRAKHFLLRIDERSFTGQEDLLSVSNVYGVFPRKHIKKRMMTASTYAGYRICQVGDIVVKTLGAWMGGVAATQFSGLVSPAYDIYRVRKSEDFNSKYLDYLLRTHAYVAEYHRRSTGVGVGFLRLYPNQFLDIALIQPPRPEQDQIVAYLQVQDAHIARFIKTKRELIALMAEQRGVLAERAIASSETQHLRLDRVVSLLVTPIIREPEVTYTPIGMFNRGRGIFHKPPTEGKHLGDSTFFRIEKGDLIFSGQFAWEGAVAVASAEDDGCIASHRYPIAKCKRNAVTPEYLYTFFLSKAGDLILNHHSRGAAGRNRPLNPRSLLKEKVPVPPLHLQREVSDFYYEELAVRREIEKEIALIREYRDRLIADVITGQVDVRGWQPGPDDMVDDALLSALGDENEEVTEEEDGDGED; encoded by the coding sequence ATGCGCTGGTTGCCCGCGATGCCGGAACACTGGAACGAGCAGCGAGCCAAGCACTTTTTACTGCGAATTGATGAAAGGTCGTTCACAGGGCAGGAAGACCTTTTGTCGGTCTCCAATGTTTATGGTGTTTTTCCTCGTAAACACATAAAAAAAAGAATGATGACAGCATCAACCTATGCCGGATACCGGATTTGCCAAGTTGGGGACATAGTAGTTAAGACCCTTGGCGCTTGGATGGGGGGAGTTGCTGCTACACAGTTTTCTGGATTGGTTAGCCCTGCGTATGACATATATCGAGTGCGAAAGTCAGAGGACTTCAATTCAAAATACCTTGATTACCTTTTGCGTACACATGCTTACGTCGCCGAATATCATCGTCGTTCTACTGGTGTAGGAGTTGGGTTTCTACGCTTGTACCCGAACCAGTTCCTCGACATTGCGCTGATCCAGCCGCCGCGCCCCGAGCAAGACCAGATCGTCGCCTACCTGCAGGTGCAGGACGCGCACATCGCCCGCTTCATCAAGACCAAGCGCGAGTTGATCGCGCTGATGGCCGAGCAACGTGGCGTTCTTGCAGAGCGGGCCATTGCATCTTCAGAAACGCAACACCTTCGGCTTGATCGGGTCGTCTCGCTTTTGGTGACGCCCATCATCAGAGAGCCGGAAGTGACCTACACGCCGATTGGCATGTTCAATCGTGGTCGCGGTATTTTCCACAAGCCGCCTACCGAGGGGAAACACCTTGGGGATTCGACTTTCTTCCGCATTGAGAAAGGCGACTTGATATTCAGCGGCCAGTTCGCTTGGGAAGGCGCGGTGGCCGTTGCCAGCGCCGAAGATGATGGGTGCATTGCGTCCCATCGTTACCCGATTGCCAAATGCAAACGTAATGCCGTCACGCCGGAGTATCTCTACACGTTCTTCTTGAGCAAGGCTGGCGATCTGATTCTCAACCATCATTCACGCGGCGCTGCGGGACGCAATCGCCCACTGAATCCGCGCTCGCTGTTGAAAGAGAAGGTTCCGGTTCCGCCGCTGCATCTGCAACGCGAAGTTTCCGACTTCTACTACGAAGAACTAGCGGTGCGCCGAGAGATCGAGAAGGAAATAGCCCTGATCCGCGAATACCGCGACCGCCTGATTGCCGATGTGATCACCGGTCAAGTGGACGTGCGCGGCTGGCAACCCGGCCCGGACGACATGGTGGACGACGCTCTGCTTTCCGCGCTGGGCGATGAAAACGAAGAGGTGACCGAAGAGGAGGATGGCGATGGCGAAGACTGA
- a CDS encoding SMODS domain-containing nucleotidyltransferase produces MSVLSFLTDTASGAVLSTAEQSLITTSISTLQTRLGQHFSSGVIKQHFRFGSSTRGTILPRSMDERSDIDYMIVFSENNATPQTYLNRLKAFVEKYYKSSDIRQSSPTIVLELNHIKFDLVPATTTWLGELQIPDGSGSWMTTNPNDFNATLEAKNKENKSLIKPSIRLFKYWNATAGFPFRSSFEMEKWVCSLSFWFQTNQKDYFFTVIDNLNTSSSYAQWVNDEITRAKTIVANVRQYEKDEMPVTAENEIKKLFRL; encoded by the coding sequence ATGTCGGTATTGAGTTTTCTGACGGACACGGCCAGTGGTGCCGTGCTCTCCACAGCTGAGCAGTCGTTGATCACGACATCGATCTCCACGTTGCAAACCCGGCTTGGCCAGCATTTCAGCAGTGGCGTAATCAAGCAGCACTTCCGCTTCGGTTCGTCGACTCGAGGCACGATTCTTCCGCGCTCTATGGATGAGCGTTCGGATATTGATTACATGATCGTGTTTAGCGAGAACAACGCCACGCCTCAGACTTATCTGAATCGGCTGAAGGCTTTTGTCGAGAAGTACTACAAATCTTCGGATATCCGCCAGTCCAGTCCGACCATTGTCCTGGAGCTGAACCACATCAAGTTCGACCTCGTTCCCGCAACTACGACCTGGCTCGGCGAGCTGCAGATTCCGGATGGCTCTGGCAGTTGGATGACGACCAACCCGAATGATTTCAACGCAACGCTTGAGGCAAAGAACAAAGAGAACAAGTCGCTGATCAAGCCGTCCATTCGGTTGTTCAAGTATTGGAATGCGACCGCAGGGTTTCCGTTTCGATCTTCCTTCGAGATGGAGAAATGGGTCTGCAGCCTGAGCTTTTGGTTTCAGACAAACCAGAAGGACTATTTCTTCACGGTTATCGATAATCTGAATACAAGTTCTTCATACGCTCAATGGGTGAACGACGAGATCACCCGAGCAAAAACCATCGTGGCCAATGTTCGTCAGTATGAGAAAGATGAGATGCCGGTAACGGCAGAGAACGAAATCAAGAAACTTTTCCGGCTCTGA